AGAAGCCACGGGCGACGACTTCATCCTCGCCGACTCGTTCACGCTCGCCGACGACCTCACCTTCGAGCGGACCAATCCCGGCGCGGTGTGGAGTTGTTTCGCCATGGGGCGCGAGAACGCGCGGCAGATGCGTCACTGCATCAGCGCCGAGATGTGGACCCGCCTCAACCTGGCCTACCTGCGCATTCAGAAGCTCGGCATCAGCGACATCTGGCGCCGGTCGCCGGAGGACTTCTACGCGCAGACCGCCGTCGAGATCGACACCTTCGCGGGCGTGGCGGCGTCCACGATGTACCGCGGCGACGGCTGGGCGTTCCTGCAACTCGGGCGGGTAATCGAACGTTCGCAGTCGATCACCTCGTTGCTGCTGTTCCAACTCGCGGCGGACGACGAGCAGGTGGAGGACATCGCGACGGAGTGGACCACGGTGCTGCGCATCCACGACGCGCAGGAGGCGTACCACCGCGTGTACGGGATGAACGTGGCACGCGCCGACGCGATGACGATGCTGGTTACCGACCCGCTGCTGCCGAACTCGCTGGCCCGCCTGTTCGGCCAGGCGTCGGACTACCTGGCGTCGGTCGGGCCGGGCGCCGGCGCGCGTGCGAGCGGCCGCGCGCAGCGCCTCGCCGGCAGGTTGTACGCCATGGTGCTCTATGAGTGGCCGGACACGGACGACCACGACGACTTTCTTCATCGCATGGACGCGTATTGCCGGGAACTGCACGAACTGGTGACGGCGGCCTGGTTCGACTACGCGGTCGAGGACGCGCCCGGTTCCTGACGCCATGTCCCCTGCCGCGTCCTTCGAGATCGAACACACTACCCGCTACACCTACGCCGAGCCCGCCCGGCACTGCGTGATGGCCCTGTGCATGCGGCCCCGCGACGACCGGCGGCAGGCGCTGCGCTCGTTCGACCTGTGGACCGACCCCCCGTCGACGATAACCGCCGAGTGCGACAGCTTCGGCAACGCAAAGCACGTCCTCAGCGTGCTTCGCGAGCACACTTCGATCGAGATTACGGCGCTCTCGCGCGTCGAGACGCACGCTCGGGCCGACGTTCCGGGCGCTCTCCGCGGCAACGCGTGGCAGCACGTCGACGCCCTCGCTCGTTCGTTCGCGCACTGGGAGTTCTCGCGTCCGAGCGTGTACGCACGGCCCTCGCCGGCGCTCGCCGCGTTCCTGCGCAGGGTGGACCTGCGCCGCGGCGACGACCCGCTGCAGTCGCTCATCCGGCTTTCGGACACGCTGCACGAAACCTTCGCCTACGTGCCGGGCAGCACGACCGCCGTGTCGCCCATCGACCACATCCTGGAGTCGGGGCGCGGCGTGTGCCAGGACTACGCGCACGTGATGATCGCAGTCGCGCGCTCGTGGCGCATACCCACGCGCTACGTGTCGGGCTACCTGTTCGCGAGCAAGCCGGGACAGGAGGAGTTGGGCGCGCAGTCGCATGCCTGGGTGGAGTGCCTGCTGCCCGGCCTGTCGTGGGTGGGTTTCGACCCGACCAACCGCACGGCGCCCGACGAGCGCCACGTGCGCGTGGCGGTGGGGCGGGACTACCACGACGTGGCGCCCAGCCGCGGCGTGCGCGTCGGCGGCGGCGCGGGCCTGCTGGAAGTCTCGGTGCGCATGCTGGCGCTGGACTACGGCGTGGAGCAGCTCTTCTACCGCACCATGAACTGACGGCTCGCCGCGACGGCTACGGAAGGGCGGGCGGCGGTTCCCTGCCGGTCCTCTTTCGGCTCGGCCGTGCGCTGCCCACTCGTTCCGGAGCGTCCGGTGCGAGTCCGGTGCGGTCCGGTGCGCTCGACGTGTGGACACGGGAGACGGATAGTCATATATTCGCCCGCAATTGTGCCCGGACAGGGCAAATTCACGAACAGTGTATCGATCAAGGAGGATAACTGACGTGACGAAGTATGTGCGTTTGCTGGCGGCCCTGACGCTGCTGGTGGTCGGCACGACCGCATGGACCCAGTGGGCCATGGACCCGACGGGGCGGCAGAAGTACGCCGCTCCCGCAACCTTCAAGGAATCGCCGCTGCTCGCCGCGCGCGTGGCCGCGGGCGAACTGCCGCCGATCGAGGACCGCGTTCCCGTAGAGCCGTTCGTGGTCGGCCCCGGAGTGCTGAACTCCGAACAGTGGCTGGACTGGGAGCCGGGCAAGCACGGCGGCACCATCCGGGTGCCGAACCTGAACAACAGCGGCGTCCACGAGATCTACCTGGCGCTCGGCATGTCGCTCC
This portion of the Spirochaetaceae bacterium genome encodes:
- a CDS encoding transglutaminase family protein; this translates as MSPAASFEIEHTTRYTYAEPARHCVMALCMRPRDDRRQALRSFDLWTDPPSTITAECDSFGNAKHVLSVLREHTSIEITALSRVETHARADVPGALRGNAWQHVDALARSFAHWEFSRPSVYARPSPALAAFLRRVDLRRGDDPLQSLIRLSDTLHETFAYVPGSTTAVSPIDHILESGRGVCQDYAHVMIAVARSWRIPTRYVSGYLFASKPGQEELGAQSHAWVECLLPGLSWVGFDPTNRTAPDERHVRVAVGRDYHDVAPSRGVRVGGGAGLLEVSVRMLALDYGVEQLFYRTMN
- a CDS encoding alpha-E domain-containing protein, with amino-acid sequence MLARSAEGLYWMGRYLARAAHLCRLLRLQTQALVDRSEREISVGWRRIYRTMNREPPMGEIEATGDDFILADSFTLADDLTFERTNPGAVWSCFAMGRENARQMRHCISAEMWTRLNLAYLRIQKLGISDIWRRSPEDFYAQTAVEIDTFAGVAASTMYRGDGWAFLQLGRVIERSQSITSLLLFQLAADDEQVEDIATEWTTVLRIHDAQEAYHRVYGMNVARADAMTMLVTDPLLPNSLARLFGQASDYLASVGPGAGARASGRAQRLAGRLYAMVLYEWPDTDDHDDFLHRMDAYCRELHELVTAAWFDYAVEDAPGS